Proteins encoded by one window of bacterium:
- a CDS encoding triacylglycerol lipase gives MKIARYLSVLLLAPVLMAGDCGGGGGGPTPPQYPFVLAHGFLGAETYVDLLDYWNGIVDEMEDEGAEVYVSQVSAIHDSYVRGAQLQAQVENIIATTGAAKVHLIGHSQGGLDIRYVAGMRPDLVASVTTVGSPHKGTSVAGFIADGINLDGSFATSLFAFFGALLTPVVELLGGTADPLDAKAGLAFLAPSGIAAFNTTFPDGLPAGCTPGPAVVSGIRYYSWTGRSRSTNVLDLTDPLLAIAGLFYIGQANDGLVTVCSSQFGDVIDDGLIMNHLDEVNQILGLTSFLEVDPRTLYRDHVRRLADLGL, from the coding sequence ATGAAGATTGCGCGCTACCTGTCGGTCCTGCTTCTGGCTCCTGTACTGATGGCGGGGGACTGCGGCGGAGGCGGTGGCGGCCCGACGCCTCCCCAGTATCCCTTCGTCCTTGCCCACGGTTTCCTCGGCGCTGAAACCTACGTCGATCTCCTCGACTACTGGAACGGCATCGTTGACGAGATGGAGGACGAAGGCGCCGAGGTCTACGTCAGCCAGGTGAGCGCGATCCACGACAGCTACGTGCGAGGCGCCCAGCTTCAAGCCCAGGTGGAGAACATCATCGCCACCACCGGTGCGGCCAAGGTGCACCTGATCGGCCACAGCCAGGGCGGCCTCGACATCCGTTACGTCGCGGGCATGCGGCCGGACCTGGTCGCCTCGGTCACGACGGTTGGCTCGCCCCATAAGGGCACCTCGGTCGCGGGATTCATCGCGGACGGAATCAACCTGGATGGTTCGTTCGCAACCTCGTTGTTTGCCTTCTTTGGCGCACTACTGACTCCGGTCGTCGAGCTCCTGGGCGGTACCGCCGACCCCCTCGACGCGAAAGCCGGACTCGCCTTCCTGGCACCCTCCGGAATCGCCGCATTCAATACGACCTTTCCCGACGGCCTTCCGGCCGGCTGCACCCCGGGCCCCGCTGTGGTGAGTGGGATCCGGTACTACTCATGGACCGGTCGCTCCAGGTCGACGAATGTCCTCGACCTGACGGATCCGCTCCTGGCGATCGCCGGCCTCTTCTATATCGGCCAGGCGAATGACGGGTTGGTCACCGTATGCAGTTCCCAGTTCGGCGACGTGATCGACGACGGGCTGATCATGAACCACCTCGACGAGGTCAACCAGATCCTCGGTCTGACGTCATTCTTGGAGGTGGATCCGCGTACGCTCTACCGGGACCACGTCCGGCGGCTGGCCGATCTGGGCCTCTAG
- a CDS encoding beta-glucosidase: MTDENTRVEELLGKLTLDEKATLTAGSSIWYGGSVPRLGIPALKVTDGPIGARGGNLGGGVSAACFPNASALGATWNTGLVEEIGIALGEEARTKRAHVLLGPTINMHRSPLGGRHFENYSEDPHLTSRLAVAFVRGVQSQGVGTSAKHYVANDSEFERHTIDSELSERALREIYLAPFETAVVEANAWTVMGAYNAVNGKPACAHRELLVDVLKQEWGFDGLVVSDWFAVQDTLGPANGGLDLEMPGPPRFFGPALALAVKDGALSESELDDKVRRILRIMARTGALDAPESEEPEQAIDRPEHRALALRAASEALVLLKNEPVPDGASILPLRRGQLRRLAVIGPNARPTSIQGGGSARVLPHYERHILDAIRAACGDDIELVHAQGCTSHKSLPVIDPDLVETDAWPGKKGFEARFFNGLELAGEAVLVRPMRSMDTTWFGRFDPAVDPDAFSVRISGQFTPQATGEHQLALTCAGKARLFVDGELVIDNWSKQVRGEGWFGTGSREEVASLPLVAGESAQLVVEYTREGAVMMGGLKLGHHPPLPDDPLGEAEQLAASADAVIVVVGLNAEWETEGHDKQDAKLPGKQQELIERVAAANACTAVVVNAGAPLVMEWEGRVPAILWAWYGGQEAGTAVASALFGDTNPSGKLPTTFARSLADVPCHTDSAEVYPGDDGRVVYAEDLYVGHRHYDAEGIDPHFAFGHGLSYTTFELGQPSLSADASHLDEPLVITVPVRNTGGVRGQEVVQCYVHDLESRLPRPERELKAFTKVSLAAGEEGQATLQLDRRAFSYWDPETHAWVAEPGAFELHVGTSSRALSHCLAFELRG, translated from the coding sequence GTGACCGACGAGAACACTCGCGTCGAAGAACTCCTGGGAAAGCTGACCCTCGACGAGAAGGCGACCCTCACTGCCGGTTCTTCGATCTGGTATGGCGGAAGTGTGCCGCGCCTCGGGATCCCTGCGCTCAAGGTCACCGATGGGCCGATCGGCGCGCGTGGAGGAAACCTCGGCGGCGGCGTGAGTGCCGCGTGCTTCCCGAATGCCAGCGCCCTGGGTGCCACATGGAATACGGGCCTCGTTGAAGAAATTGGCATTGCGTTGGGCGAGGAAGCTCGCACCAAACGAGCTCACGTATTGCTCGGGCCAACGATCAACATGCACCGGTCGCCGCTGGGAGGCCGGCACTTCGAAAACTACTCGGAAGATCCCCACCTCACATCGCGGCTGGCCGTCGCCTTCGTGCGCGGGGTCCAGAGTCAGGGTGTGGGCACCTCGGCGAAGCATTACGTGGCCAACGATTCGGAGTTCGAACGACACACGATCGATTCAGAGCTGAGCGAGCGTGCCTTGCGTGAGATCTACCTCGCGCCCTTCGAGACCGCCGTGGTCGAGGCGAACGCCTGGACGGTGATGGGCGCCTACAACGCGGTGAACGGAAAGCCGGCCTGCGCCCACAGGGAATTGTTGGTGGACGTCCTGAAGCAGGAATGGGGTTTCGACGGGCTCGTGGTCTCGGACTGGTTTGCTGTGCAGGACACCCTGGGCCCGGCCAACGGCGGCCTCGATCTCGAGATGCCGGGACCGCCGCGCTTCTTTGGTCCGGCTCTGGCCCTGGCGGTAAAGGACGGCGCCCTCTCCGAAAGCGAACTCGACGACAAGGTGCGTCGGATCCTTCGCATCATGGCACGCACCGGGGCCCTCGATGCGCCCGAGAGCGAAGAGCCGGAGCAGGCCATCGATCGACCCGAACACCGAGCCCTCGCCCTGCGCGCCGCCTCCGAAGCACTCGTGCTCTTGAAGAACGAACCGGTCCCCGACGGTGCGAGCATCCTGCCTCTTCGGCGGGGGCAGCTGCGACGGCTCGCCGTGATCGGCCCGAACGCCCGGCCCACGTCGATCCAAGGCGGAGGCAGCGCCCGGGTTCTACCTCACTACGAGCGTCACATCCTCGACGCAATCCGGGCCGCCTGCGGAGACGACATCGAACTGGTCCATGCCCAGGGGTGCACGAGCCACAAGAGCCTTCCGGTGATCGATCCAGATCTGGTGGAAACGGACGCCTGGCCGGGCAAGAAAGGCTTCGAAGCTCGTTTCTTCAATGGCCTGGAGCTGGCCGGCGAAGCGGTGCTCGTGCGGCCCATGCGCAGCATGGACACGACCTGGTTCGGGCGTTTCGACCCTGCCGTCGATCCAGATGCTTTCTCGGTTCGCATCAGCGGCCAGTTCACGCCGCAAGCGACCGGTGAGCACCAGCTCGCACTCACCTGCGCGGGGAAGGCCCGGCTCTTCGTCGATGGAGAACTGGTCATCGACAATTGGAGCAAGCAGGTTCGCGGGGAAGGATGGTTCGGAACTGGAAGCCGCGAAGAAGTTGCGAGCCTTCCACTCGTCGCCGGCGAGTCGGCCCAGCTCGTCGTGGAATACACCCGAGAGGGGGCGGTGATGATGGGCGGGCTGAAGCTGGGACACCATCCGCCCCTCCCCGACGACCCGCTCGGAGAAGCCGAGCAGCTGGCTGCAAGCGCCGACGCCGTCATCGTCGTCGTGGGCCTGAACGCCGAGTGGGAGACCGAGGGGCACGACAAGCAGGACGCGAAACTTCCCGGCAAGCAACAGGAGCTGATCGAACGAGTTGCCGCTGCCAACGCGTGCACGGCCGTGGTGGTGAATGCTGGCGCTCCCCTCGTGATGGAGTGGGAAGGAAGGGTTCCCGCCATTCTATGGGCCTGGTACGGAGGCCAGGAAGCGGGCACGGCCGTAGCCAGCGCCTTGTTCGGTGACACCAATCCCTCCGGCAAGCTGCCGACGACGTTCGCCAGGTCGCTCGCCGACGTGCCCTGCCATACGGACTCCGCGGAGGTCTACCCGGGCGATGACGGGCGGGTCGTATACGCCGAAGATCTCTACGTCGGGCATCGCCACTACGATGCGGAAGGAATCGATCCGCATTTCGCCTTCGGTCACGGGCTCTCCTACACGACCTTCGAACTCGGACAGCCATCCCTATCGGCCGATGCGAGCCATCTCGACGAACCGCTCGTCATCACCGTCCCAGTGCGAAACACCGGAGGAGTCCGGGGGCAGGAAGTCGTGCAGTGCTATGTGCACGATCTCGAGAGCCGGCTTCCTCGCCCGGAGCGAGAGCTGAAAGCATTCACGAAGGTCTCGCTCGCGGCCGGAGAGGAAGGCCAGGCGACACTGCAACTCGATCGCCGTGCCTTCTCCTATTGGGATCCTGAGACTCACGCGTGGGTGGCCGAGCCAGGAGCCTTCGAGTTGCACGTCGGCACATCGTCGCGCGCGCTCTCCCATTGCCTCGCATTCGAACTACGCGGATGA
- a CDS encoding lipase chaperone — protein MEQTPPGGAAASRPGGCTCDDSRSACDEPGRRTDCLGALGALAGRCRGPIHRGSRCSGLAPVLPSLASTSRSRPLRCRAPRRHASALPEAAWADAEELAERFLAFRATAQRELNDPALAASGDLERRLQWLRELRRRSFGAELAERLFGEEEARLRVVLAMRRVREDPSLSQEEREAALGALEEEFPTAVRETRARTTAPLRLAQEETALRDAGANDAEIQTLREARVGKAAAARLAALDEERREWDRRLGDYLVERDELLAIGTDPEGLRELRVRHFAEHERLRVERLEASWQAQRPAIPEPEPY, from the coding sequence GTGGAGCAAACGCCCCCGGGAGGCGCCGCAGCCAGCCGCCCCGGTGGCTGCACCTGCGACGACTCCCGCTCCGCCTGCGATGAACCAGGCCGCCGAACCGACTGCCTCGGGGCTCTCGGGGCGCTTGCAGGTCGATGCCGCGGGCCAATTCATCGCGGATCCCGATGCTCTGGCCTGGCTCCGGTCCTTCCTTCTCTCGCATCGACATCTCGAAGCCGGCCCCTTCGATGCCGCGCTCCGCGACGCCATGCATCGGCCCTGCCCGAGGCGGCCTGGGCCGATGCCGAGGAACTTGCCGAACGCTTCCTCGCATTCCGCGCTACGGCTCAGAGGGAGCTGAACGACCCTGCCCTGGCGGCCAGTGGAGATCTCGAGCGAAGGCTCCAGTGGCTGCGAGAGCTTCGCCGACGCAGTTTCGGAGCTGAGCTCGCCGAGCGATTGTTCGGCGAGGAAGAAGCGCGGCTGCGCGTCGTGTTGGCGATGCGCCGGGTTCGCGAAGACCCCTCTCTCAGCCAGGAGGAACGAGAGGCTGCCCTCGGCGCACTCGAGGAGGAGTTCCCGACCGCCGTGCGCGAAACCCGGGCCCGGACGACGGCGCCCTTGCGTCTGGCCCAGGAGGAAACGGCCCTACGCGACGCAGGTGCGAACGATGCCGAGATCCAGACGCTTCGCGAGGCCCGCGTCGGCAAGGCCGCTGCGGCCCGGCTGGCAGCCCTCGACGAGGAGCGGCGGGAGTGGGATCGCCGATTGGGGGATTACCTCGTAGAGCGAGACGAACTCCTCGCAATAGGGACCGACCCAGAAGGGCTTCGCGAACTGCGCGTCCGACACTTCGCCGAGCACGAACGCTTGCGCGTCGAGCGCCTCGAGGCCAGCTGGCAAGCCCAGCGCCCGGCGATTCCGGAACCAGAGCCCTACTAG